Part of the Rhodobacteraceae bacterium M385 genome is shown below.
CCAGTATTACAAGGTGCGTCCGGGTGCCAATGCGACCCTATCGCGCGTGCAGATTGAACCCGCAATCACGAGGCCTTGCCCCCATGGGCCAAGGCGGGGTAAGTCGGTGCCAACAATGAATGATCCGGGGTGGAGCGGCGTCCATGGCCAATACCGACAGTTTTATTGATGAGGTCAGCGAAGAGGTCCGCCGCGACCGCCTTTATGCGTTGATGCGCCGCTGGGGTTGGATCCCTGTTTTGCTGGTGCTCGCCATCGTTGGCGGTGCAGCTTATCTGGAATGGAAAAGCGCCCAAGATCGCGCCCAATCCGAAGCATTTGGCGATGCCCTTTTGCAAGCGTTGGATGCCGAAGACACCGAGGCCCGCATTGCGGCGCTTGAAGCCGTGGAAACGCCCTCTGCCGAGGCAAGCATCATTCTGGCGCTTTTGACCGCGGGAGAGGCCGCCAACGGCGAAGATCGCGTTGACGCTGCCGCCCGCCTGCGGGCCGCTGCCGACGCCCCCGGCGTAGCGCGTCGCTATGTGGATTTGGCGCTGTTGAAGGCCGAAATGCTCGACCCCGCGCCTGAGGCCGAAGCGCGTATCGTCCTTGAGGCGCTTGCCGCCCCCGGCGCGCCCTATTCGGCGCTGGCCGAGGAACAATTGGCCCTGATGGAAGTGCGCGCCGGCGATCTGGATGCCGCGTTGGATCGTTTGCGGGCCATTGAACGCAGTGCGGCGGCAACGGCAGGCTTGCAACAACGCGCAGCGCAGTTGATTGTGGCGCTGGAAAGTGGTGCTGTCTTGGAAGACGCGCCGGTAGAGCCCGTGGAAGAAGAAGCGAGCCCCGCCGAGGAAGCGCCAACTGAGGAGGCGGCGCCTGTAGACGCGGAAGCGGAAGCAGCCGAAGGCAGCGACGTGGAAGCGGCAGCGGAAGCGGAACAAGAGCCCGCCGAAGGCGCGGTCGAGGAAGAATAGGGCCCGCGCATTTGCGCCCAAAGCCCGAAGGACGAAAAACGTGAGGACCGTCTTTGGCCGATGCCAAATTCCTCTGGTCCCGGAACGAGTGGTGGACGCGGCATGAGCCTTGTAAGCACGATGATCTCTTCGAAAACGCTTCTGAAAGCGGGGGTGGCTTTGGTCACGTCGCTGGTTCTTGTCGGCTGTGAACGCGAAACGATCTTGCCGGGGGAACGCTTCTCGGTGGATGCGGTGCTGGACGGCGGCGCCGGTGTCGAAGTCACAACCGACGGCCCCCGCGCCATTAGCCTGCCCTCTGCGGCGCGGCTGAGTGCTTGGGAACAGCGCGGCTACAACGCGTTGAACCGCACCCCCCACGCCACGCTTAGCGCCAACCCGACGGCTGTTTGGACGGCTGAGATCGGGCAGGGGAACTCTCGCCGTCACCGGATTTCCGCCGATCCCGTTGCCGCCGATGGCCGTGTCTTCACGATGGATTCTCGGGCCGGTGTTGTGGCCACATCGCTCACTTCTGGCACGCCCCTTTGGGCCGCAGATTTGCAGCCGGGCTTTGACCGGGGCGGCAATATCTCGGGCGGTGGCTTGGCCGTCTCGGGCGGGCGCTTGTTCGTCACCACAGGGTTCGGAGAGCTTATCGCGCTCGACGCGGCTTCGGGCGCAGTTGCTTGGCGGCAGCGCCTTGATGCAGGCATCGGCGCGCCGACCGTTGCTGATGGCACCGTTTATGTGGTGAGCCGCAATAACCAAGGATGGGCGATTGACGCCAACACGGGCCGTTTGGAATGGAACGTGCCGGGCACGGCCACGGGCGCGGTGCTGGCCGGAGGGGCTGCGCCCGCGGTTTCAGGCCGTCTTGTCATCATGCCCTTTGGCTCGGGCGAGATTGGCGGCGTGTTGCGCCGCTCCAGCGCTTTCTTGTGGAATACCTCCGTTGCGGCGGGTCGCAATGGCGTGGCCTATGCCAACATCAACGATGTCACCAGTGATCCGGTCGTTGTGGGCAACCGTGTCTACATCGGCAACCAATCGGGCCGTGTCGTGGCCTTTGACACCACACGCGGTTCGCAGTTGTGGCAGGCGGACGAGGGCGCCTATTCGCCGGTCTTGCACACCGGGGGCGATTTGTTCTTCATCTCGGACCGCAACGAGCTGATCCGCCTTGATGCGGGCTCGGGCGCGCGGGTTTGGGGCACGGAGCTTCCGCTCTACGTCAATGACCGCGAGCGTCGCCGCCGTGCCGTCTATACGCACTTCGGCCCGATCCTTGCGGGCGGGCGTCTGGTGATGGCCTCGGGCGATGGCAATGTGCGCTTCTTCAGCCCCGAATCCGGTGCCTTGACCGGCGCGCTGGAGCTTCGCCAAGGCGCTGCGGCGCATCCCATCGTCGTGGGCGATACGCTTTTGGTGGTAACCGAAGATGGCCGCCTGACCGCGTTTCGTTAAGCGCGTGGCATGGCCAGCAGCCAATCCATTCGGCATGGCCGATCCTCGGCGAATGCCAGAAGGCGCATCTGATCATCGAATTTCGCCAGTTCATCAAAGGCGTGGGCGTCGATAGGCTCATTATGTACGATTGTTAGCTCATGTGTGTGGGCAAACCGCGCTAGTAGATCCTCCCGCGAGTTCTGATCCACGGGCATGATCGTGTCGTGCAATTCAATTGCTATCGGTGTGTGTCTACACAATTCGATGGCGTCTCCATTCCAAAGGTCGAATTCCGCTCCTTCGATGTCACATACAACAACGGCGTCAGATGCGTGCTTAGTGAACGTGTCCAAGACCGATGTAGCATCGGCGGTCCCCTTCAACTCCATCCGATTTGCGACTCCGTTGATTTCGGCTATCTTGCCAAGATTTGCGCGTCC
Proteins encoded:
- a CDS encoding PQQ-like beta-propeller repeat protein — protein: MSLVSTMISSKTLLKAGVALVTSLVLVGCERETILPGERFSVDAVLDGGAGVEVTTDGPRAISLPSAARLSAWEQRGYNALNRTPHATLSANPTAVWTAEIGQGNSRRHRISADPVAADGRVFTMDSRAGVVATSLTSGTPLWAADLQPGFDRGGNISGGGLAVSGGRLFVTTGFGELIALDAASGAVAWRQRLDAGIGAPTVADGTVYVVSRNNQGWAIDANTGRLEWNVPGTATGAVLAGGAAPAVSGRLVIMPFGSGEIGGVLRRSSAFLWNTSVAAGRNGVAYANINDVTSDPVVVGNRVYIGNQSGRVVAFDTTRGSQLWQADEGAYSPVLHTGGDLFFISDRNELIRLDAGSGARVWGTELPLYVNDRERRRRAVYTHFGPILAGGRLVMASGDGNVRFFSPESGALTGALELRQGAAAHPIVVGDTLLVVTEDGRLTAFR